From one Sphaeramia orbicularis chromosome 9, fSphaOr1.1, whole genome shotgun sequence genomic stretch:
- the chfr gene encoding E3 ubiquitin-protein ligase CHFR isoform X2 — protein sequence MDSHRAGRPWGKLVKVDSNESEVLLFNRECTIGRKKGCDLSFPANKLVSGEHCKIVQDESSGLVWLEDMSTNGTVINMSKLVKKQTHMLQNGDVIYFVYRKSEPEQNIAYVFHSINSEQVDSRSSYDISAHIPVPIPPSDMVLSVEPVMLTAAPRDLTQEEPQPSTSTSHFCVRNPTTSMPTGATEFHASGQAKDAKVPQENKVENLEPESKRRKTEDKDYDLGLPHTSHAEVAVPTKGNLGSVLPKPPADRTKTDKMEESLTCIICQDLLHDCVSLQPCMHTFCAACYSGWMERSSLCPTCRCPVERIRKNHILNNLVEAYLIQHPEKCRSEEDLKSMDSRNKITQDMLQPKVERSFSDEEGSSDYLFELSDNDSDSSDISQPLVMCRQCPGYKRDVSQMLFPTGSNYWVPGLPVPLPSPLPPRPAAEEGSAKPSGEQPSTSADIPSAAQEYCCPPQGCHLICTCCLQPMPDRRTELNSQGTIAQQCVLCQRPFCHMYWGCQRIGCQGCLARFSDLNLTDKCLDGVLNNNNYESEILQNYLSIRGKSWKDLLQESLQGIEQGHYYLTDCRISANTILCFCCGLRAFKELAYKYRQNITPSELPAAVTSRPDCYWGCNCRTQVKAHHAMKFNHICEQTRFKS from the exons ATGGACAGTCACAGAGCAGGTCGACCATGGGGGAAGCTTGTTAAAGTGGACTCTAATGAATCTGAAGTGCTGCTTTTCAACAGGGAATGCACAATTGGCAGAAAAAAAG GATGTGATTTATCATTTCCTGCCAACAAGCTGGTCTCAGGGGAGCACTGTAAGATTGTGCAAGATGAAAGCTCAGGGTTGGTGTGGCTTGAAGACATGAG CACTAATGGCACTGTGATCAATATGTCCAAACTGGTCAAGAAGCAAACTCACATGCTACAAAATGGTGATGTCATCTACTTTGTATACAGGAAGAGTGAACCAGAACAAA ACATTGCCTACGTTTTCCACTCTATTAACTCAGAGCAAGTTGATTCACGTAGTAGTTATG ACATATCAGCCCACATTCCTGTTCCTATCCCACCTTCTGACATGGTTCTCTCTGTGGAGCCTGTAATGCTCACAGCAGCTCCTCGGGATCTGACTCAGGAGGAACCTCagccctccacctccacctcccacTTCTGTGTCAGGAACCCAACCACATCTATGCCCACGGGAGCCACAGAATTTCATGCCTCTG GCCAAGCTAAAGATGCTAAAGTGCCACAAGAAAACAAGGTGGAAAACCTAGAGCCAGAAAGCAAGAGAAGGAAAACTGAAG ATAAAGACTATGATTTGGGCTTGCCTCACACATCTCATGCAGAAGTGGCTGTACCAACTAAGGGAAACCTTGGGAGTGTTTTGCCTAAACCTCCTGCAGATAGGACAAAGACGGATAAGATGGAGGAGTCTCTGACTTGTATCATTTGCCAGGACCTGCTGCATGACTGCGTCAG cTTGCAGCCTTGCATGCACACCTTCTGTGCTGCCTGCTACTCAGGCTGGATGGAGCGTTCGTCTCTTTGCCCCACCTGTCGATGCCCTGTGGAGAGGATCCGTAAGAACCACATACTCAACAACCTGGTGGAAGCGTACCTCATCCAGCACCCAG AAAAGTGTCGCAGTGAAGAGGACTTGAAGAGCATGGACAGTCGTAACAAGATAACTCAGGACATGTTGCAGCCAAAAGTGGAGCGCTCTTTCTCTGATGAGGAAGGCAGTTCAGATTACCTCTTTGAGCTGTCTGACAATGACAGTGACTCATCAGACATTAG TCAGCCTCTAGTGATGTGCAGACAGTGTCCTGGCTACAAGAGGGATGTCAGTCAGATGCTTTTTCCCACTGGATCAAACTACTGGGTTCCTGGTCTGCCAGTCCCTCTACCGTCACCCCTCCCACCCAGACCGGCAGCGGAGGAAGGGTCTGCAAAACCTAGTGGGGAGCAGCCCTCTACATCTGCAGACATCCCCTCAG CTGCTCAGGAATACTGCTGCCCGCCTCAAGGCTGCCACCTGATCTGTACCTGCTGCCTCCAGCCGATGCCAGACAGACGGACTGAGCTAAACAGCCAGGGGACTATTGCTCAGCAGT GTGTGCTTTGTCAGCGGCCCTTCTGTCACATGTACTGGGGCTGCCAGAGGATTGGCTGTCAAGGCTGCCTGGCCCGATTCAGTG ATCTCAATCTAACAGACAAGTGTCTAGATGGTGTGCTAAACAACAATAACTATGAATCAGAGATCCTTCAG AACTACCTGTCCATCAGAGGGAAGTCATGGAAAGATCTACTGCAGGAATCGCTTCAGGGCATAGAGCAGGGGCATTACTACCTGACAG ATTGTCGGATCTCTGCAAACACCATCCTGTGCTTCTGCTGTGGCCTGCGAGCATTCAAAGAACTGGCTTACAAATACAGACAGAACATCACTCCGTCTGAATTACCAG CCGCTGTAACATCTCGCCCTGACTGTTACTGGGGTTGCAACTGTCGTACGCAAGTGAAGGCTCATCACGCCAT GAAATTTAACCACATATGTGAACAGACACGTTTCAAGAGCTGA
- the chfr gene encoding E3 ubiquitin-protein ligase CHFR isoform X1, whose translation MDSHRAGRPWGKLVKVDSNESEVLLFNRECTIGRKKGCDLSFPANKLVSGEHCKIVQDESSGLVWLEDMSTNGTVINMSKLVKKQTHMLQNGDVIYFVYRKSEPEQNIAYVFHSINSEQVDSRSSYDISAHIPVPIPPSDMVLSVEPVMLTAAPRDLTQEEPQPSTSTSHFCVRNPTTSMPTGATEFHASGQAKDAKVPQENKVENLEPESKRRKTEDDKDYDLGLPHTSHAEVAVPTKGNLGSVLPKPPADRTKTDKMEESLTCIICQDLLHDCVSLQPCMHTFCAACYSGWMERSSLCPTCRCPVERIRKNHILNNLVEAYLIQHPEKCRSEEDLKSMDSRNKITQDMLQPKVERSFSDEEGSSDYLFELSDNDSDSSDISQPLVMCRQCPGYKRDVSQMLFPTGSNYWVPGLPVPLPSPLPPRPAAEEGSAKPSGEQPSTSADIPSAAQEYCCPPQGCHLICTCCLQPMPDRRTELNSQGTIAQQCVLCQRPFCHMYWGCQRIGCQGCLARFSDLNLTDKCLDGVLNNNNYESEILQNYLSIRGKSWKDLLQESLQGIEQGHYYLTDCRISANTILCFCCGLRAFKELAYKYRQNITPSELPAAVTSRPDCYWGCNCRTQVKAHHAMKFNHICEQTRFKS comes from the exons ATGGACAGTCACAGAGCAGGTCGACCATGGGGGAAGCTTGTTAAAGTGGACTCTAATGAATCTGAAGTGCTGCTTTTCAACAGGGAATGCACAATTGGCAGAAAAAAAG GATGTGATTTATCATTTCCTGCCAACAAGCTGGTCTCAGGGGAGCACTGTAAGATTGTGCAAGATGAAAGCTCAGGGTTGGTGTGGCTTGAAGACATGAG CACTAATGGCACTGTGATCAATATGTCCAAACTGGTCAAGAAGCAAACTCACATGCTACAAAATGGTGATGTCATCTACTTTGTATACAGGAAGAGTGAACCAGAACAAA ACATTGCCTACGTTTTCCACTCTATTAACTCAGAGCAAGTTGATTCACGTAGTAGTTATG ACATATCAGCCCACATTCCTGTTCCTATCCCACCTTCTGACATGGTTCTCTCTGTGGAGCCTGTAATGCTCACAGCAGCTCCTCGGGATCTGACTCAGGAGGAACCTCagccctccacctccacctcccacTTCTGTGTCAGGAACCCAACCACATCTATGCCCACGGGAGCCACAGAATTTCATGCCTCTG GCCAAGCTAAAGATGCTAAAGTGCCACAAGAAAACAAGGTGGAAAACCTAGAGCCAGAAAGCAAGAGAAGGAAAACTGAAGATG ATAAAGACTATGATTTGGGCTTGCCTCACACATCTCATGCAGAAGTGGCTGTACCAACTAAGGGAAACCTTGGGAGTGTTTTGCCTAAACCTCCTGCAGATAGGACAAAGACGGATAAGATGGAGGAGTCTCTGACTTGTATCATTTGCCAGGACCTGCTGCATGACTGCGTCAG cTTGCAGCCTTGCATGCACACCTTCTGTGCTGCCTGCTACTCAGGCTGGATGGAGCGTTCGTCTCTTTGCCCCACCTGTCGATGCCCTGTGGAGAGGATCCGTAAGAACCACATACTCAACAACCTGGTGGAAGCGTACCTCATCCAGCACCCAG AAAAGTGTCGCAGTGAAGAGGACTTGAAGAGCATGGACAGTCGTAACAAGATAACTCAGGACATGTTGCAGCCAAAAGTGGAGCGCTCTTTCTCTGATGAGGAAGGCAGTTCAGATTACCTCTTTGAGCTGTCTGACAATGACAGTGACTCATCAGACATTAG TCAGCCTCTAGTGATGTGCAGACAGTGTCCTGGCTACAAGAGGGATGTCAGTCAGATGCTTTTTCCCACTGGATCAAACTACTGGGTTCCTGGTCTGCCAGTCCCTCTACCGTCACCCCTCCCACCCAGACCGGCAGCGGAGGAAGGGTCTGCAAAACCTAGTGGGGAGCAGCCCTCTACATCTGCAGACATCCCCTCAG CTGCTCAGGAATACTGCTGCCCGCCTCAAGGCTGCCACCTGATCTGTACCTGCTGCCTCCAGCCGATGCCAGACAGACGGACTGAGCTAAACAGCCAGGGGACTATTGCTCAGCAGT GTGTGCTTTGTCAGCGGCCCTTCTGTCACATGTACTGGGGCTGCCAGAGGATTGGCTGTCAAGGCTGCCTGGCCCGATTCAGTG ATCTCAATCTAACAGACAAGTGTCTAGATGGTGTGCTAAACAACAATAACTATGAATCAGAGATCCTTCAG AACTACCTGTCCATCAGAGGGAAGTCATGGAAAGATCTACTGCAGGAATCGCTTCAGGGCATAGAGCAGGGGCATTACTACCTGACAG ATTGTCGGATCTCTGCAAACACCATCCTGTGCTTCTGCTGTGGCCTGCGAGCATTCAAAGAACTGGCTTACAAATACAGACAGAACATCACTCCGTCTGAATTACCAG CCGCTGTAACATCTCGCCCTGACTGTTACTGGGGTTGCAACTGTCGTACGCAAGTGAAGGCTCATCACGCCAT GAAATTTAACCACATATGTGAACAGACACGTTTCAAGAGCTGA